A region from the Mesomycoplasma hyopneumoniae J genome encodes:
- a CDS encoding MPN527 family putative ECF transporter permease subunit, translating into MANSIFWRSNLNFKLTVAGILLSLSIIFLIFSHNYFSWPFFQNLGLKVDLSTLFFIPIFLISGFGIGIICLLIRFSIGPWLIFNTFGGIDIVYFGHFILFLASSIYIFSFLSFRFLLKKIFINSKKTKTFIILALIFAVLVTTFLMTYLNGVLITPVYFKLYKLTESISLLKMIEHWSEIREKFGGLKLSYWTFILSAFAPFNLANYSLESFLALPIYIIADYFLSKRVKN; encoded by the coding sequence ATGGCTAATTCAATTTTTTGGCGTTCTAATTTAAATTTTAAATTAACAGTAGCCGGAATTTTACTTTCACTTTCGATTATTTTTTTAATTTTTTCGCATAATTATTTCAGCTGGCCCTTCTTTCAAAATCTAGGTCTTAAAGTCGATCTTTCAACCCTTTTTTTTATCCCAATTTTTTTAATTTCGGGGTTTGGGATTGGAATTATCTGCCTTTTAATTCGTTTTTCAATTGGACCTTGACTAATTTTTAATACTTTTGGCGGAATTGATATTGTTTATTTTGGTCATTTTATTTTATTTTTAGCTTCTTCTATTTATATTTTTAGTTTTTTATCTTTTCGCTTTTTATTAAAAAAGATTTTTATAAACTCAAAAAAAACTAAAACTTTTATTATTTTAGCACTAATTTTTGCTGTTTTGGTTACAACATTTTTAATGACTTATTTAAATGGCGTTTTAATTACACCGGTGTATTTTAAATTATATAAACTTACTGAATCAATTTCTTTATTAAAAATGATTGAGCATTGGTCTGAGATTAGGGAAAAATTTGGAGGGCTGAAACTTTCTTATTGAACTTTTATTTTAAGCGCTTTTGCCCCTTTTAATTTAGCAAATTATTCCCTGGAATCATTTTTGGCTTTGCCAATCTATATAATTGCTGATTATT
- the upp gene encoding uracil phosphoribosyltransferase translates to MEIKVDHPLIDSEIARIRQMTTLKDFRNSIKKISKLLAFPVLSRLETEEFRAKSVLGHEFLGHKIITKLVFIPILRAGFGMLDSFLELAPYAKVAPIGLKRNSDLSIQTYFESLPQANPNSVAIVLEPILATGNTLIRAIEIILEKGYKKIVIATMLTVQVGIDKILERYPQISIFFCQKDPKLNNKGYIIPGIGDAGDRFFSD, encoded by the coding sequence ATGGAAATAAAAGTTGATCATCCTTTAATTGATAGTGAAATTGCTAGAATAAGGCAAATGACAACGTTAAAAGATTTCCGCAATTCGATTAAAAAAATATCAAAATTGCTTGCTTTTCCAGTTTTATCTAGATTAGAAACAGAAGAATTTAGAGCTAAATCGGTATTAGGTCATGAATTTTTAGGTCATAAAATTATTACAAAACTCGTTTTTATTCCGATTTTAAGGGCCGGTTTTGGTATGCTTGACTCCTTTCTTGAACTTGCTCCCTATGCTAAAGTTGCACCAATTGGTTTAAAAAGAAATTCAGATTTATCAATTCAGACTTATTTTGAAAGTTTGCCACAAGCAAATCCTAATTCAGTTGCGATTGTTTTAGAGCCTATTTTAGCAACAGGGAATACTTTAATCCGTGCAATTGAAATAATTCTTGAAAAAGGATATAAAAAAATAGTGATTGCAACGATGTTAACAGTTCAGGTAGGAATTGATAAAATATTAGAACGATATCCGCAAATTTCAATATTTTTCTGTCAAAAAGATCCAAAATTAAACAATAAAGGATATATAATTCCAGGAATTGGCGATGCAGGGGATCGTTTTTTTAGTGACTAA
- the deoC gene encoding deoxyribose-phosphate aldolase: MNFNVIIDHTLLKPQATSQDIKILIEEAKKYNFGAICIAPIWVKLAKKELKNTNIKIVTVIGFPLGSQISAIKQKEASLAIAHGADEIDMVMNIGKFKEKDFQFIINEINQIKKEIGTKILKVIIETALLSPHEIADATKLVSSTNADFIKTSTGFSYRGASEQDLKIIKENKSEKLAIKAAGGITNLADMENFYRLGATRFGTSKSVSIIKNLTDKKNEY; this comes from the coding sequence ATGAATTTTAACGTAATAATTGATCATACACTTTTAAAACCACAGGCAACTTCTCAGGATATTAAAATTTTAATTGAAGAAGCTAAAAAATATAATTTTGGGGCAATTTGTATTGCGCCAATTTGAGTAAAATTAGCAAAAAAAGAGCTTAAAAATACCAATATTAAAATTGTAACAGTAATTGGTTTCCCTTTAGGAAGTCAAATTAGTGCAATAAAACAAAAAGAAGCCTCACTTGCTATCGCTCATGGGGCAGATGAAATTGATATGGTGATGAATATTGGTAAATTTAAAGAGAAGGATTTTCAATTTATCATTAACGAAATTAATCAAATTAAGAAGGAAATCGGCACTAAAATTCTTAAAGTTATTATTGAAACAGCCCTTTTATCACCTCATGAAATTGCTGATGCTACAAAATTAGTTAGTTCAACCAATGCCGATTTTATTAAAACTTCAACAGGATTTTCCTATCGAGGTGCAAGTGAACAGGATTTAAAAATCATCAAAGAAAACAAAAGCGAAAAATTGGCAATCAAAGCCGCAGGCGGAATTACAAATCTAGCCGATATGGAAAATTTTTACCGACTTGGGGCAACAAGGTTTGGCACCTCAAAATCAGTAAGTATTATCAAAAATTTGACTGATAAAAAAAATGAATATTAA
- the gyrA gene encoding DNA gyrase subunit A — protein sequence MLEEKDKDKSNFDNSEFDIESNDEIDDEDTNYKVKPTILESITDNISPIKIEDEMKASFLDYSMSVIVSRALPDVRDGLKPVHRRILYTMAELGITSGTSYKKSARIVGDVLGKYHPHGDASVYESMVRMAQPFSLRYPLVDGHGNFGSIDGDEAAAMRYTEARLSKISNKMIEGLKKNTVDFRPNYDASEVEPEVLPAKFPNLLVSGVSGIAVGMMTKIPPHNLGEIIHSFIIFAKNPKIEINELISSLPGPDFPTGATIYGKKGINQAYLTGKGSFIIRAKAKIENLNSGRSRIIFYEIPYEVKKPAIIEKVAFLVRNKKILGIKDVRDESSRHGIRVVFEIKKGFSPEIILNKLYHSTDLQINYSINMLALVNGVPKLMNLAQIFNYYLEHQKEINLRSLNFDLEKATEKLNVLEGIKVAVENIDEVIKIIKSSKSDQAAQEKLAHTYNLNSGQTKAIIEMRLGRLTSLAIEKLNNEIEELKVEISEIKSIIDSPKKLIDLIIEQHKNVVAQFGDPRRSEIIPEIDCLDEEDLIADEQVIISLTQNNYVKKMVLDEYRLQNRGGIGTLASNHYKDDELKSLCITNTLSDLLIISSSAKIFKLRAHQIPDGSKQGKGIPILNLIKLEKNESISNLIPWNQEYDNHWLITVSAFGNIKKTALSAFRNITKNGKIALKLVENDYLVSAFIAPNNPDLNILIGSSQGFVNRWSIKLLRDSGRTAIGVKGIKLEEGHKIIGACFAFDNHFIFSLSKKGFGKKTQVGEYRLTGRTTKGLMSLDAKKAGNLVFISAIKNNEEAIITTKKGFAIRIDLDMVPIISRKTKGVKIITLKKGDEITAVSLISKNETEKQNE from the coding sequence ATGCTTGAGGAGAAAGACAAAGATAAGTCAAATTTTGACAATAGCGAGTTCGATATCGAATCAAATGATGAAATAGATGATGAAGATACTAACTATAAAGTCAAACCCACAATTTTAGAATCAATAACAGATAATATTTCTCCAATTAAAATTGAAGATGAAATGAAAGCTTCATTTCTTGATTATTCAATGTCTGTTATTGTTTCGCGTGCACTTCCGGATGTCCGTGATGGGTTAAAACCAGTCCACCGTCGGATTCTATATACAATGGCTGAACTCGGAATTACTTCGGGAACAAGTTATAAAAAATCCGCTAGAATTGTTGGTGATGTTCTTGGAAAATACCATCCTCATGGAGATGCTTCTGTCTATGAATCGATGGTGCGAATGGCTCAACCTTTTTCTTTACGTTATCCTTTAGTTGATGGTCATGGAAATTTTGGATCAATTGATGGTGATGAAGCAGCAGCAATGCGTTATACAGAAGCTCGACTATCAAAAATTTCAAATAAAATGATTGAGGGGCTGAAAAAAAATACTGTTGATTTTCGGCCTAATTATGATGCAAGCGAAGTTGAACCTGAAGTTTTACCAGCAAAATTCCCTAATTTGTTAGTCTCTGGAGTCTCAGGAATTGCGGTAGGAATGATGACAAAAATTCCGCCGCATAATTTAGGTGAAATTATTCATTCCTTTATAATTTTTGCCAAAAATCCAAAAATTGAAATTAACGAGTTAATTTCAAGTCTACCGGGGCCAGATTTTCCCACTGGCGCAACAATTTATGGTAAAAAAGGAATAAATCAGGCTTATCTAACCGGAAAAGGTTCTTTTATAATAAGGGCAAAAGCAAAAATTGAGAACCTTAATTCCGGCAGATCGCGGATTATTTTCTATGAAATTCCTTATGAGGTAAAAAAACCAGCAATTATTGAAAAAGTTGCATTTTTAGTTAGAAATAAAAAAATTTTAGGAATAAAGGATGTCCGTGATGAAAGTAGTAGACACGGAATTCGCGTTGTTTTTGAGATTAAAAAAGGTTTTAGTCCCGAAATTATCCTAAATAAACTTTATCATAGTACCGATTTGCAAATTAATTACTCTATAAATATGCTAGCACTTGTTAATGGTGTGCCAAAATTGATGAATTTGGCACAAATTTTCAACTATTATCTTGAGCATCAAAAGGAAATAAATCTACGTTCGCTTAATTTTGACCTCGAAAAAGCAACAGAAAAATTGAATGTCTTAGAGGGGATTAAAGTTGCAGTTGAAAATATTGATGAAGTAATTAAAATTATAAAATCATCAAAATCTGATCAAGCAGCCCAGGAAAAATTAGCGCATACATACAATTTAAATTCTGGGCAGACAAAAGCGATAATTGAAATGCGACTTGGACGGCTAACCTCACTTGCAATTGAAAAGTTAAATAATGAAATTGAAGAGTTAAAAGTTGAGATTAGTGAAATTAAATCAATTATTGACTCCCCAAAGAAATTAATTGATTTAATTATTGAGCAACATAAAAATGTTGTTGCTCAATTTGGTGATCCAAGACGATCTGAAATTATTCCTGAAATTGATTGCTTAGATGAAGAAGATTTAATAGCTGATGAGCAAGTAATTATTTCGCTAACACAAAATAATTACGTAAAAAAAATGGTGTTAGATGAATATCGTCTACAGAATCGCGGGGGAATTGGGACTTTAGCATCAAATCATTATAAGGATGATGAACTAAAATCATTATGCATTACAAATACTCTCAGTGATCTTTTAATAATTTCCTCAAGTGCTAAAATTTTTAAATTAAGGGCGCACCAAATTCCTGATGGCTCAAAACAAGGCAAAGGAATTCCGATTCTAAATTTAATTAAATTAGAAAAAAATGAGAGTATTTCTAACTTAATTCCTTGAAATCAAGAATATGATAATCACTGGCTAATTACAGTTTCTGCTTTCGGAAATATTAAAAAAACAGCCCTTAGTGCGTTTCGAAACATTACAAAAAACGGAAAAATAGCACTAAAACTAGTCGAAAATGACTATTTAGTCTCAGCTTTTATAGCCCCTAACAATCCGGATCTTAATATTTTAATCGGCTCATCGCAAGGTTTTGTTAATCGCTGGTCGATAAAATTATTACGAGATAGTGGTAGAACTGCAATTGGAGTTAAAGGAATCAAACTCGAAGAAGGACATAAAATAATTGGAGCTTGTTTTGCTTTCGATAACCATTTTATTTTTAGCCTTAGCAAAAAAGGGTTTGGGAAAAAAACTCAAGTAGGTGAGTATCGCCTTACAGGGAGAACGACAAAAGGACTTATGAGTCTGGATGCAAAAAAAGCTGGAAATCTGGTGTTTATTTCCGCAATAAAAAATAATGAAGAAGCAATAATTACAACAAAAAAAGGGTTTGCAATTAGAATTGATCTTGATATGGTGCCAATAATAAGTAGAAAAACTAAGGGTGTAAAAATAATTACTCTCAAAAAGGGAGATGAAATTACCGCAGTTAGTTTGATCAGTAAAAATGAAACTGAAAAACAGAATGAATAA
- the msrB gene encoding peptide-methionine (R)-S-oxide reductase MsrB — translation MKKEKKLDHLTELQYKVTQQNFTEPAFDNLYNNNYQEGVYVDIVDGTPLFLSIYKYDSGSGWPSFSKPIDENLIVEVLDFSASLTRIEVRSKNADSHLGHVFSDGPKQFGGRRYCINSASLKFIPKSELKSHNLGHLLEFFK, via the coding sequence ATGAAAAAAGAAAAAAAATTAGACCATTTAACAGAATTGCAATACAAGGTAACTCAGCAAAATTTTACTGAGCCTGCCTTTGATAATCTTTATAATAATAATTATCAAGAAGGAGTTTATGTTGATATTGTAGATGGAACTCCACTTTTTTTATCAATATATAAATATGACTCAGGTTCAGGTTGGCCATCTTTTTCAAAACCAATTGATGAAAATTTAATAGTGGAGGTTCTGGATTTTAGTGCCTCGCTAACTCGAATCGAAGTGCGTTCAAAAAACGCTGATTCGCATTTAGGTCATGTTTTTAGCGATGGTCCAAAACAATTCGGGGGGAGGCGCTACTGTATTAATTCAGCATCGCTTAAATTTATTCCTAAATCTGAACTAAAATCACATAATTTAGGTCATCTTTTAGAGTTCTTTAAATAA
- a CDS encoding glucose-6-phosphate isomerase yields the protein MSLKLEVKTEIKLDYQGFQNQINEFHNRINDKNSPDINFLGWNNFPEVAINPQEIARMRKIVENLHQNSINVLVVIGIGGSYLGAKAALDFILGLGPFENKPEVIFLGNSLSSTDLYQKIEYLKTKNFAINVISKSGSTIEPAITFQILYQFLIDQIGEKLAKTRTFVTTSIKSGELLEIAKSNELEIFEVIESIGGRFSVLSSVGFFPLLFAKINVDEIIQGAIEAHKRYSTSSISQNLAYKYALFRFLMYKNFNYKTEILISYEPFLIYFNEWWKQLFGESEGKNLKGLFPASAIFTTDLHSLGQFIQDGSKNFFQTIIYIKKPKFDLGIKKIVQFNTKINKLSGKTVSEINFQAFLATTLAHSSYGNNPNLVLEIADSSPKTFGHLVMFFEKACAMSAYLLGVNPFDQPGVESYKNELAKNLGWDR from the coding sequence ATGAGCTTAAAATTAGAAGTAAAAACAGAAATTAAACTAGATTATCAAGGTTTTCAGAACCAAATTAATGAATTTCACAACCGAATCAATGACAAAAATAGTCCTGATATTAATTTTTTAGGTTGAAATAATTTCCCAGAAGTAGCTATTAACCCTCAAGAAATTGCAAGAATGAGAAAAATAGTGGAAAATTTACATCAAAATTCCATAAACGTTTTGGTAGTCATTGGAATTGGTGGCTCATATTTGGGTGCAAAAGCGGCTCTTGATTTTATTTTAGGTTTAGGCCCTTTTGAAAACAAACCCGAGGTTATTTTTTTAGGCAATTCGCTTTCATCAACTGATTTATACCAAAAAATAGAATATTTAAAAACAAAAAATTTTGCAATTAATGTAATTTCTAAATCTGGTTCAACAATTGAACCAGCCATCACTTTTCAAATTTTATATCAATTTTTAATAGATCAAATTGGTGAAAAGCTCGCAAAAACAAGAACTTTTGTAACAACAAGTATAAAATCAGGTGAACTTTTAGAGATTGCAAAGTCTAACGAATTAGAAATTTTTGAAGTCATTGAATCCATTGGTGGTCGGTTTAGCGTTTTATCATCAGTTGGATTTTTCCCCTTACTTTTTGCAAAAATTAATGTTGATGAAATTATTCAGGGCGCAATAGAAGCACATAAAAGATATTCAACAAGCTCAATTTCTCAAAATTTAGCTTACAAATACGCGCTTTTTCGATTTTTGATGTATAAAAATTTTAATTATAAAACTGAAATTTTGATTTCATATGAACCTTTTCTAATCTATTTTAATGAATGATGAAAACAGCTTTTTGGCGAATCTGAAGGTAAAAATCTTAAAGGTCTTTTCCCGGCATCAGCAATTTTTACAACAGATTTACACTCGCTAGGTCAGTTTATTCAAGATGGTAGTAAAAATTTTTTTCAAACTATTATTTATATTAAGAAGCCAAAATTTGACCTTGGAATTAAAAAAATAGTGCAATTTAATACAAAAATCAATAAACTTTCAGGAAAGACAGTATCAGAAATAAATTTTCAAGCATTTCTAGCAACCACATTAGCGCATTCTTCCTATGGAAATAATCCAAATTTAGTGCTTGAAATTGCAGATAGTTCGCCTAAAACTTTCGGACATCTTGTGATGTTTTTTGAAAAAGCTTGTGCAATGTCGGCTTATTTGCTCGGGGTAAATCCTTTTGACCAACCGGGAGTTGAAAGTTATAAAAACGAGTTGGCAAAAAATTTAGGATGGGATAGATAA
- a CDS encoding PolC-type DNA polymerase III, which translates to MNTKFRKFSQLINWSNPYDWDDVVIIEKTSAETVENVNDQSLKTQIFSAIFRKTTLPKFNDLCAFIDLVQKTNRQSKFNCKIEFDFEIQQNYFTDQQLLEYLNGIMQGISKNKGFFNDKEIIRANASRFKIIFSDAKSFEFMSKYEKKMRKIIKYFGLIHLDLDFILEEKPVIENKFNLDLETVMRPLEYNFLANFSERNKKIIDFELIDLKFIRSHKNPNVQFDAQIYKISPIKTKTGGLILKIFLNNNDYTEAVSVSKFLIKNQNYDLKVGDLVNIKAKIKDPTSRYKSNVDLNLYEIKRIDSSIFFPNEKLDTAKIKRVEIAARTWKSTMDGISSAKEYVQHALKNGYLAIGIADLDSVQAFPEFYNAIKSTNIKPIYGSTFSTYRSKIEKVINFNGKNYIFDKLKFVIFDLETTGLSAFYNEIVEFGAVVLQNGIEIEKHQFFIKPTGKIPPAITKITGISQKMIDETAISWEIALEKITKIIKDSVLVAHNAAFDFSFLEQFFRQKAKKSLKNPIIDTLEVSRFLNPNEKSHSLKNVAKRYEIEYDEEIAHRADYDAKILTTIWKNFLAELKSQNINDLTSLSEIKNSIFELRPEKVFPKQLTIIAKNQIGIKKLYKLVSLANTENLISRPLIFYDHLQKDPDLLIGSGGPESLLIQTMLYFGPKNVAEFAHIFDFIEIPPPSAFIHLVKREIFTKDQIEDMLKNLINLAKKLQIPAVAIGDVRYCLPKEKIFYELYIYAKGVGGVNHVLFDHREKEREDFRNSHIFPEKHFFSTEELKKEFEFLEDQQLIEEIVVKNSNFVADLIENNIQIIKSGLYPPSFDNSEVKLKEFVYKKAYEKYGRFLPKLIENRIKTELEPIINQGFHVVYWISKHIVTEAKSQGAIVDSRGSVGSSIVAFLTGITDVNPLLPHYWCKKCSKVEFPKSQQFLSGYDLPDKNCLDCYKKMEKDGHNIPFETFLGFNVEKVPDIDLNFSGQTQLKMHDFVRTLFGINKTFRAGTILTNAEKTVYGLARKLGEYRARLDPKFDLNREVSYFTSAFLDFLATKAQGVKRTSGKHAGGIIVIPQNQEIEDFTPINYPANNEKSDWKTTHFDYNALHDNLLKLDILGHDDPTILLHLEKLTNIKSDEIPKSDPKILSLFRSCKELGISSDQILGEVTGTIGIPEFGTQFVRKMLQIAQVKSFADIVAICGLAHGTGVWQDNAEKLILEKKHVINELISCRDDIMIYLLQKNIDHQVAFNIMENVRKGKGLTDQEKELLELKKVPSWYIESLQKIGYLFPKAHAVAYAMKAWKIAYFKLYHPLAFYSSYFSIRPDVKDLETLIQPVEKIREKISILNKKRLESQKGIQQLSAKEKDLIQFLEISLELKSRGFEIEKVSLEKSEAQEWIINKENNSLIPPFIAIDGIGDVNARKIVQARNLRPFSSIEDFEKRTETNSTSLKKLKELGIFDKISKRAQVNIFD; encoded by the coding sequence ATGAATACAAAATTCAGAAAATTTTCCCAATTAATAAATTGATCAAATCCATATGACTGAGATGATGTGGTAATAATCGAAAAAACAAGCGCAGAAACTGTAGAAAATGTCAATGATCAAAGCCTAAAAACACAAATATTTTCTGCAATATTTAGAAAAACTACACTTCCAAAGTTTAATGATTTATGTGCATTTATCGATTTAGTTCAAAAAACAAATAGGCAATCCAAATTTAACTGTAAGATTGAATTTGACTTTGAAATTCAACAAAATTATTTTACTGATCAACAATTATTAGAATATCTAAACGGGATAATGCAAGGAATATCGAAAAATAAAGGATTTTTTAATGATAAGGAAATTATAAGAGCTAATGCATCTCGGTTTAAAATTATTTTTTCTGATGCAAAAAGTTTTGAATTTATGTCCAAATATGAAAAAAAAATGCGAAAAATTATAAAATATTTTGGACTAATTCATCTTGATCTTGATTTTATACTTGAAGAAAAGCCAGTAATTGAAAATAAATTCAATTTAGATCTTGAGACTGTGATGCGCCCACTTGAGTATAATTTTTTAGCAAATTTTTCCGAAAGAAATAAGAAAATAATTGATTTTGAACTAATAGACTTAAAATTTATCCGTTCTCATAAAAATCCGAACGTGCAATTTGATGCTCAAATTTATAAAATTAGCCCAATAAAAACTAAAACAGGTGGACTAATTTTAAAAATTTTCCTTAATAATAATGATTATACAGAGGCAGTTAGTGTTAGTAAATTTTTAATAAAAAATCAAAATTATGACTTAAAAGTTGGTGATTTAGTAAATATTAAAGCCAAAATAAAAGATCCTACATCACGTTATAAATCAAATGTTGACTTAAATTTATATGAAATTAAAAGAATTGATTCTTCAATTTTTTTTCCAAATGAAAAGCTTGATACTGCCAAAATTAAACGCGTCGAAATCGCTGCGCGTACTTGAAAATCAACAATGGATGGAATTTCAAGTGCTAAAGAATATGTCCAACATGCTCTCAAAAATGGTTATTTAGCAATTGGAATCGCCGATCTTGACTCAGTTCAGGCTTTCCCTGAATTTTATAATGCAATAAAATCAACTAACATCAAGCCAATTTATGGCTCCACTTTTTCAACATATCGTTCAAAAATTGAAAAAGTTATTAATTTTAACGGAAAAAACTATATTTTTGATAAGTTAAAATTTGTGATTTTCGACCTTGAAACAACCGGACTTTCAGCTTTTTATAATGAAATTGTTGAATTTGGTGCAGTCGTATTACAAAATGGTATTGAAATTGAAAAGCACCAATTTTTTATTAAACCTACAGGAAAAATCCCGCCTGCAATTACAAAAATCACCGGAATTAGCCAGAAAATGATTGATGAAACGGCAATTTCTTGGGAAATTGCACTGGAAAAAATTACAAAAATTATCAAAGATTCAGTTTTAGTTGCCCATAATGCTGCCTTTGATTTTAGTTTTTTAGAACAGTTTTTTAGACAAAAAGCAAAAAAATCCTTAAAAAATCCAATTATTGACACACTTGAAGTTAGCCGTTTTTTGAATCCAAATGAAAAAAGTCATAGTTTGAAAAATGTAGCAAAAAGATATGAAATTGAATATGATGAAGAAATTGCCCACCGTGCTGATTATGATGCAAAAATTTTAACAACTATTTGAAAAAACTTTTTAGCTGAGCTAAAAAGTCAAAATATTAATGATCTAACCTCACTTTCTGAAATAAAAAACTCAATTTTCGAGCTTCGTCCAGAAAAAGTTTTCCCAAAACAATTAACCATAATTGCTAAAAATCAGATAGGAATTAAAAAATTATACAAACTAGTTTCGCTGGCTAATACAGAAAATCTAATTTCTCGACCATTAATTTTTTATGATCACTTACAAAAAGATCCAGATTTATTAATTGGTTCAGGTGGCCCAGAGTCGCTTTTGATTCAAACAATGCTTTATTTTGGCCCTAAAAATGTTGCAGAATTTGCTCATATTTTTGATTTTATCGAAATTCCGCCTCCAAGTGCTTTTATACATTTAGTAAAAAGAGAAATTTTTACTAAAGATCAAATTGAAGATATGTTAAAAAATTTAATAAATTTAGCAAAAAAACTCCAGATTCCCGCTGTTGCAATTGGCGATGTTCGCTACTGTCTGCCAAAAGAAAAAATTTTTTATGAACTTTATATTTATGCCAAAGGTGTCGGCGGCGTGAATCATGTCCTTTTTGATCATCGTGAAAAAGAGCGAGAAGATTTTCGCAATAGTCATATTTTTCCAGAAAAACACTTTTTTTCAACTGAAGAATTGAAAAAAGAGTTTGAATTTCTAGAAGATCAGCAACTAATTGAGGAAATTGTTGTTAAAAATTCCAATTTTGTTGCTGATCTAATTGAAAACAATATTCAAATTATTAAATCCGGCTTATATCCACCCAGTTTTGATAATTCTGAGGTAAAATTAAAAGAATTTGTTTATAAAAAAGCCTATGAAAAATATGGCAGATTTTTGCCAAAATTAATTGAAAATCGCATTAAAACCGAGCTAGAACCGATAATAAACCAGGGTTTTCACGTGGTTTATTGAATTTCCAAGCATATTGTAACTGAGGCTAAATCACAAGGTGCAATAGTTGACTCACGTGGGTCAGTAGGTTCTTCAATTGTGGCTTTTCTAACAGGAATTACCGATGTAAACCCACTTTTACCTCATTATTGATGTAAAAAATGTAGCAAAGTGGAATTTCCTAAATCCCAGCAATTTTTATCAGGTTATGATCTACCAGATAAAAATTGCTTAGATTGTTATAAAAAAATGGAAAAAGATGGGCATAATATTCCTTTTGAGACTTTTCTAGGATTTAATGTTGAAAAAGTTCCAGATATTGATCTTAATTTTTCGGGCCAGACTCAGTTAAAAATGCATGATTTTGTTAGAACTTTATTTGGAATTAATAAAACTTTTCGGGCGGGAACAATTCTTACAAATGCTGAAAAAACTGTTTATGGTTTAGCTCGAAAATTAGGGGAATACCGCGCTAGACTTGATCCAAAATTTGATCTTAACCGTGAAGTTTCTTATTTTACCAGCGCTTTTCTTGATTTTTTAGCAACAAAAGCTCAAGGTGTTAAACGAACATCTGGCAAACACGCCGGCGGAATTATTGTAATTCCGCAAAATCAAGAAATTGAGGATTTTACCCCGATTAACTATCCTGCAAATAATGAAAAATCGGACTGAAAAACAACGCATTTTGACTATAATGCCCTTCATGATAATCTCTTAAAACTTGATATTTTAGGGCATGATGATCCAACTATTTTGCTCCATTTAGAAAAGTTAACAAATATAAAATCCGATGAAATTCCTAAATCTGATCCAAAAATTCTTTCACTTTTTAGATCATGTAAAGAATTAGGAATTAGTTCCGATCAAATTCTTGGTGAGGTTACAGGCACAATTGGTATCCCGGAATTCGGGACGCAATTTGTAAGAAAAATGTTGCAAATTGCACAAGTAAAATCATTTGCAGATATTGTTGCAATTTGTGGTCTAGCACATGGTACTGGGGTCTGACAAGATAATGCTGAAAAACTAATTTTAGAAAAAAAGCACGTAATTAACGAGCTAATTTCTTGTCGGGATGATATTATGATCTACCTTTTGCAAAAAAATATTGACCACCAAGTTGCCTTTAATATTATGGAAAATGTCCGAAAAGGCAAGGGGCTAACAGATCAGGAAAAAGAATTACTAGAATTAAAAAAAGTTCCTAGTTGGTATATTGAATCACTCCAGAAAATTGGTTATTTATTCCCGAAGGCGCACGCAGTTGCTTATGCAATGAAGGCATGAAAAATTGCATATTTTAAACTTTATCACCCGCTTGCTTTTTATTCTTCTTATTTTTCAATCCGGCCTGATGTTAAAGATCTTGAAACTTTAATTCAACCAGTAGAAAAAATTCGCGAAAAAATTAGTATTCTTAATAAAAAAAGACTTGAAAGTCAAAAGGGAATCCAGCAACTAAGTGCAAAAGAAAAGGATTTAATCCAATTTTTAGAGATTAGTCTTGAACTTAAATCCCGTGGATTTGAAATTGAAAAGGTAAGTCTTGAGAAATCAGAAGCTCAGGAATGAATAATCAACAAAGAAAATAATTCACTAATTCCGCCATTTATTGCAATTGATGGTATTGGTGATGTTAATGCTCGAAAAATTGTGCAGGCTCGTAATTTAAGACCTTTTTCATCAATTGAGGATTTTGAAAAGAGAACCGAAACAAATAGTACATCATTAAAAAAGCTCAAGGAATTAGGTATTTTTGATAAAATATCCAAGAGGGCGCAAGTAAATATATTTGACTAA